In Arachis stenosperma cultivar V10309 chromosome 1, arast.V10309.gnm1.PFL2, whole genome shotgun sequence, one DNA window encodes the following:
- the LOC130941138 gene encoding uncharacterized protein LOC130941138 isoform X1, with the protein MLSTNHHTTQPLGLSSPHQPSSLPPNHLHFHLHRRHLLTTISLTFTTPLLPVLDPPATARGLFQMPPPRLTNRYFLVRAGESEFESMGVINTNPVAKTSVDSGLSERGKKQAVRAALDLKEMGACDKSCWIWPAITQRAYQTAEIIASLNAVTRSFIVPEYSFLDARGLGAYEGKNLESVSEWNDVNSSVGMRQIYASDSVSPNNKPPPVDDGTPNESVADVFVRVTQLMSILETQYSGDTVVIVSPDSDNLTILQAGLIGLDLRRHRDLSFAPGEVRFVDTNDIPTYKQPASAVYKCFNPPNCN; encoded by the exons ATGCTCTCAACAAACCACCACACCACTCAACCCCTCGGCCTCTCATCCCCACACCAACCCTCATCTCTTCCTCCCAACCACCTCCACTTCCACCTCCATCGCCGCCACCTTctcaccaccatctccctcacTTTCACAACCCCGCTGCTGCCCGTTCTAGACCCGCCAGCCACTGCGCGCGGCCTTTTCCAGATGCCCCCTCCTCGCCTCACCAACCG GTATTTTCTGGTGAGGGCAGGGGAGTCTGAGTTCGAGAGCATGGGAGTGATCAACACGAATCCGGTGGCGAAGACCTCCGTGGACAGCGGCTTATCGGAGAGAGGGAAGAAGCAGGCAGTAAGAGCAGCTTTGGACTTGAAAGAAATGGGAGCTTGTGACAAGAGCTGTTGGATATGGCCAGCTATAACTCAGAGAGCTTACCAGACTGCTGAGATCATTGCTTCTCTCAATGCCGTTACTCGCAG TTTCATAGTCCCAGAGTACAGCTTTCTGGATGCTCGTGGATTAGGTGCCTATGAAGGAAAAAACCTGGAATCCGTTTCAGAA TGGAATGATGTTAattcaagtgtgggaatgcGGCAGATATATGCATCAGATAGTGTATCACCaaacaacaaacctcctccagtTGATGATGGAACACCAAATGAGAGTGTTGCAGATGTCTTTGTTCGTGTAACACAACTCATGTCAATTCTTGAAACTCAGTACTCTGGGGACACAGTTGTCATAGTCTCGCCTGATTCGGACAACTTGACAATCCTTCAGGCTGGATTGATAGGACTTGATCTTAGAAG GCACAGGGATTTGTCTTTTGCACCTGGCGAAGTCCGATTCGTCGACACAAACGACATTCCTACTTACAAGCAGCCTGCATCTGCTGTATATAAATGTTTCAACCCACCAAATTGTAACTAG
- the LOC130941138 gene encoding uncharacterized protein LOC130941138 isoform X2 — MLSTNHHTTQPLGLSSPHQPSSLPPNHLHFHLHRRHLLTTISLTFTTPLLPVLDPPATARGLFQMPPPRLTNRYFLVRAGESEFESMGVINTNPVAKTSVDSGLSERGKKQAVRAALDLKEMGACDKSCWIWPAITQRAYQTAEIIASLNAVTRSFIVPEYSFLDARGLGAYEGKNLESVSEIYASDSVSPNNKPPPVDDGTPNESVADVFVRVTQLMSILETQYSGDTVVIVSPDSDNLTILQAGLIGLDLRRHRDLSFAPGEVRFVDTNDIPTYKQPASAVYKCFNPPNCN, encoded by the exons ATGCTCTCAACAAACCACCACACCACTCAACCCCTCGGCCTCTCATCCCCACACCAACCCTCATCTCTTCCTCCCAACCACCTCCACTTCCACCTCCATCGCCGCCACCTTctcaccaccatctccctcacTTTCACAACCCCGCTGCTGCCCGTTCTAGACCCGCCAGCCACTGCGCGCGGCCTTTTCCAGATGCCCCCTCCTCGCCTCACCAACCG GTATTTTCTGGTGAGGGCAGGGGAGTCTGAGTTCGAGAGCATGGGAGTGATCAACACGAATCCGGTGGCGAAGACCTCCGTGGACAGCGGCTTATCGGAGAGAGGGAAGAAGCAGGCAGTAAGAGCAGCTTTGGACTTGAAAGAAATGGGAGCTTGTGACAAGAGCTGTTGGATATGGCCAGCTATAACTCAGAGAGCTTACCAGACTGCTGAGATCATTGCTTCTCTCAATGCCGTTACTCGCAG TTTCATAGTCCCAGAGTACAGCTTTCTGGATGCTCGTGGATTAGGTGCCTATGAAGGAAAAAACCTGGAATCCGTTTCAGAA ATATATGCATCAGATAGTGTATCACCaaacaacaaacctcctccagtTGATGATGGAACACCAAATGAGAGTGTTGCAGATGTCTTTGTTCGTGTAACACAACTCATGTCAATTCTTGAAACTCAGTACTCTGGGGACACAGTTGTCATAGTCTCGCCTGATTCGGACAACTTGACAATCCTTCAGGCTGGATTGATAGGACTTGATCTTAGAAG GCACAGGGATTTGTCTTTTGCACCTGGCGAAGTCCGATTCGTCGACACAAACGACATTCCTACTTACAAGCAGCCTGCATCTGCTGTATATAAATGTTTCAACCCACCAAATTGTAACTAG
- the LOC130983233 gene encoding uncharacterized protein LOC130983233 → MCHKEPSAVVHFETMPAYQGDDLVPDIRVLHRVFWSYYPCIRAFRHCKPVVQVDGTHLYGKYKGCLLVAVSQDGNNNIVPIAFAIVEGETSNAWHFFLSNLRQHVVTRDGVGLISDRHDSIRLAIERSNGAWSPPRAFHMFCIRHIESNFLRKFKAPYLQKLIVNIGYSRTTREYQMRYERLKERGEAYTNWLDRIPREQYALAFDGGYRWGHMTTNLVECINSVLKGARNLPVTALVKATFYRLNELFTRKRAEAEARISAGLVFSEMVTTKLNANQRASGNIQVSCFDRENEVFEVREMPSGVEYAVDLRHYRCDCGEFQVDRIPCRHVFACCANQRLDWKVYVNDVYKMDQIRRVYRARFRPLGNPATWPAYHGPRFVGNPFLRRVAKGRPKMTRFLNEMDTRMLRRPRWCKQCGAEGHSRSRCRQSGGPSAGPTE, encoded by the exons ATGTGCCACAAAGAGCCATCAGCAGTGGTTCACTTTGAAACAATGCCAGCTTACCAGGGGGATGATTTGGTTCCTGATATACGTGTTCTACATAGAGTCTTCTGGAGTTATTACCCCTGTATAAGGGCCTTCAGACACTGCAAGCCAGTGGTGCAGGTGGACGGGACTCATTTGTATGGAAAATACAAGGGTTGTTTATTGGTTGCAGTGTCACAAGATGGTAATAACAACATCGTGCCTATTGCATTTGCCATCGTGGAGGGAGAGACTTCTAATGCATGGCACTTTTTTCTGAGCAACCTGCGTCAACATGTGGTGACCCGTGATGGTGTCGGACTAATCTCCGATCGACACGATTCGATTAGGTTAGCTATTGAACGAAGTAATGGGGCGTGGTCTCCTCCAAGAGCTTTCCATATGTTTTGTATCCGGCATATTGAGTCCAACTTCTTGAGGAAGTTCAAAGCACCTTACCTGCAGAAGCTTATCGTCAACATTG GATACTCGAGGACGACCAGGGAGTACCAGATGCGCTATGAACGATTAAAGGAACGGGGTGAGGCTTACACCAATTGGCTTGATCGGATCCCTCGTGAGCAGTATGCTTTGGCATTTGATGGTGGTTACCGATGGGGTCATATGACCACCAATCTTGTGGAATGTATCAACTCCGTCTTAAAGGGTGCACGCAATCTCCCAGTCACTGCACTTGTTAAGGCGACATTTTACAGACTGAATGAGTTGTTCACTAGGAAAAGAGCTGAGGCTGAAGCCCGAATCAGTGCTGGACTTGTATTCTCTGAGATGGTGACAACCAAGCTGAATGCAAATCAACGAGCATCAGGTAACATACAGGTTAGCTGTTTTGATAGAGAAAATGAAGTCTTCGAAGTACGCGAGATGCCTAGTGGGGTTGAGTATGCAGTTGACCTGCGCCACTATCGGTGTGACTGTGGAGAATTTCAGGTTGACCGAATTCCGTGTAGGCACGTGTTTGCGTGTTGTGCAAATCAGAGGTTGGATTGGAAAGTGTACGTTAATGACGTTTACAAGATGGACCAAATTCGAAGAGTATACAGGGCTAGGTTTCGACCACTGGGAAATCCGGCAACGTGGCCTGCTTATCATGGACCTAGATTTGTTGGAAACCCGTTCCTCAGACGGGTAGCCAAGGGCCGGCCGAAGATGACCCGCttcttgaatgagatggacacTCGTATGTTGCGTCGCCCGAGGTGGTGCAAGCAATGCGGTGCCGAAGGCCATAGTCGCAGTAGATGTCGTCAAAGTGGTGGACCGAGTGCAGGTCCAACCGAATAG
- the LOC130983241 gene encoding uncharacterized protein LOC130983241, producing MDDRVVLKIYYYGQILLQTYEGVQFVCENPLDVVIPFTLSFEELKGVICEKIGTQRCRRISCILYRYPLPVFGGFVQFQTKYVMDEASMQEMFSMYMENRHRISCIELYIEFEQSEADRNIELEDYNSESEDEFESNYEIVGPGEDEEAAVGAMNADVAEVANALANPHPFQEPSFMRSLDLGAMHAPEFPQYMNPAPPVVADGEFTVGMEFSSREAVIKAMKDYTIRRGVDYRVYESKPTTFYAKCIEYGNGCDWLIRVTKMQKKYCWEIRRYNGSHTCTRSTISQDHSKLDSKTVAEAIKPLVEVDPSIKVKSVIADIQSKFNYTISYRKAWLAKQQAVESIFGS from the exons ATGGATGATAGAGTTGTATTGAAGATTTATTATTACGGACAGATCTTATTACAAACATATGAGGGAGTTCAATTTGTGTGTGAAAATCCATTAGATGTTGTTATTCCGTTCACATTGTCATTTGAGGAGTTGAAAGGTGTGATTTGTGAGAAGATAGGCACGCAAAGATGTAGGAGAATATCGTGTATTTTGTACAGGTATCCTTTACCTGTGTTTGGCGGATTTGTTCAATTTCAGACCAAGTATGTGATGGACGAAGCGAGTATGCAGGAAATGTTTTCAATGTACATGGAAAATCGCCATCGAATATCGTGCATCGAGTTATATATTGAGTTTGAGCAATCTGAAGCGGACCGTAACATTGAATTGGAAGATTATAATAGTGAAAgcgaagatgaatttgaaagtaaCTATGAGATCGTCGGTCCAGGTGAGGACGAAGAAGCAGCTGTTGGCGCCATGAACGCAGATGTGGCGGAAGTTGCAAATGCACTAGCAAACCCGCATCCGTTTCAAGAGCCTTCTTTCATGCGGTCGTTGGATTTGGGGGCTATGCACGCACCGGAGTTTCCGCAATATATGAATCCAG CCCCTCCAGTTGTGGCGGATGGTGAATTCACAGTGGGGATGGAATTCAGCTCAAGGGAGGCAGTAATCAAGGCAATGAAAGATTATACCATCCGGAGAGGTGTGGACTATCGGGTATATGAGTCGAAACCGACGACATTCTATGCCAAATGTATAGAATATGGGAATGGTTGTGACTGGTTGATCAGGGTAACCAAAATGCAGAAGAAGTACTGTTGGGAGATAAGGAGGTACAATGGAAGTCATACTTGTACCAGGTCTACTATTTCTCAAGACCATTCGAAGCTGGATTCCAAGACAGTTGCAGAAGCAATAAAGCCGTTGGTAGAGGTTGACCCGTCTATAAAGGTGAAATCAGTAATTGCTGATATCCAGTCAAAGTTTAACTACACCATCAGTTATCGCAAGGCTTGGTTAGCAAAGCAGCAGGCGGTCGAATCAATTTTTGGAAGTTAG